A region of the Channa argus isolate prfri chromosome 3, Channa argus male v1.0, whole genome shotgun sequence genome:
GCCATTACACAGTGGCTACTGCAAAAGTagaatttcctttttaaatttaaaacatttccattcatCCAGCTTTGCAGAAAAGTACAATATAAGGAAACTTCTGAGTGTCACATAGTGAATGTTTGTCTCAGCGCATGACAGAAATATCAGCTTAGTTCATGCACATGGAAGTGCCCAGGCCACATGATCTAAGAGCACAtaccaaaacagacaaaaaatggACCTCATGCTCAATTTTAgtgccgggcttggaccagtgCCGGGGACGGGAATGGccttttgggggttcagtgtcttgcccagagacaccttGACATATAGCCGtaacaactgaccctgtggtccgtggacaactgccttaccaactgagctacagccgacCCCATATGATGCTCATGTTAGTAAGTGAGATAAATTCCCTGCAAAATTTTGCTACGGAGCAGGAAGTCAGGAGAAAGGCAGATAAGTAATGGGGCAGTAGAAGTTGAAGTATgagtacaaaaacaacaaaattatttttttgtccaaaatgtATTATCACAAAAACAGTAGTAGTAACAATAAAGATGTAATGTAGGAGTAATGCACAATAAAGTTAACTATCCAAAATATCAAAGAGTTTTCTCTTCTGGGAACTTGAAATTACGGATCCCAGCATGTCCAGATCTAAAACTCTAACgaaaagtaaaaacttacaatttcccattttcttttcagattaTCCACTTGAAGCTGAGTTTAAGATCCAACGGGAAGCTGCTGCTCACTGTTCATTCCCTATGCTGGATAGTTGTATTTATAGTCCATGTTTAGTTCTAGTTTCACAATCGTTTCCATGTTTTCCTCTGCTGATGCCTTGCTTCCTTAGCTCTGAATGGTTAACTCCTGAGTCAGGGAGGGATCAGTGACcatgtgatttaaaattaaCAGCCCCTCTGACTACAACAGGCACCAGGAGGCTTTGGGtctgaaataaaacagcaaccTCCATCTTTTGGCAAAGTAAATGAAACagtcataaacaaaaaaataaaagtgcaaaacatgcaaatgtaaacTAGAATCtaagtgaaattaaaaacactaaaattcaTCTAACAAGTAAAAATCCAATCAacataaaactatttaaaacacttGACACGTGACAGACGTTGCTGCTTTACACTCCAGTTAGGGAACTTATTGTGGATTTGAAGATCTTGGTGTCTCAACAGGAGTTAATCACTGTCCAAGTTTCCCCGTGTAGTGTGTCCACTATCAACCTACAGACATGAGATTAAAGTACGATGGACACCATTGGGGGAAGACAAAGTAAACTGGTTTCTTtctctgattgactgaacacaacTGCAGGCATTTAGCAGCGTGAAGGGCATGAATATTTGTAAAACAAGAAAGACAGGGGGCTTCGAGGACTGGAGTTGAAAATCCCTGCTAtagatgattttattttacaatagaTGATTGTACTTGAGTTTTGAACTAAACATGTCTTTACTTGAAGTTTAAATGGGGGATTTCTGTAGACAGAGAATATACTGaggtaattaaaaacaaaaatcacatctgattttactttgcattcattttattcTATTAATGTCTTgtcaaaaaacacattacaaaggGGTTAATTCACACCACATGTTTATGGAAAAGTTTTTTGCTTCAGCTGTTAAAAGCCGATAAATTTCTTGTACCACTGAGCTCTGGCAACAACATCATTGGAGTAGTCTCCACCTGTTGTGCCGCCATCCACATTATCATAGGTACGGACGTTTCGATCGCCCATGTTGTAGGCTGCTATCCCACCTgcacagagaaatacaaatgagaacacagctttaaaaagtGTGAATCTACTGATTCTCTAAAACAAACCTTTCAGCTGCTGCTCCGCACTCCAGTTAGGAAATTTTTCACggattatttttataaaatgaacGAGGATCTCCGTGGCTTGGCAAAGGTGTTCCTCACTGTCCCATCCTCCCCGTGCGGTGTGTCCACCTCCGTTTGGATTAACATCAACCTACACACATAAGAATGAAATGAGATGAAGACCATTGTTACTTTATTGTACTGTGAGGTTGGACTAAGATAATGTGAGTAAAGCCGTATTTGTTACAACCTGCATCAGTCCCCAGGCGTTGTATGTGC
Encoded here:
- the LOC137123567 gene encoding lysozyme g-like, with translation MGYGDIMKVETSGASMRTAQQDKLRESGVTASHTMAKTDAGRMEKYREKINKVGHKYGIDPALIAAIISRESRAGNVLHDGWGDYDSKRGTYNAWGLMQVDVNPNGGGHTARGGWDSEEHLCQATEILVHFIKIIREKFPNWSAEQQLKGGIAAYNMGDRNVRTYDNVDGGTTGGDYSNDVVARAQWYKKFIGF